The window AGCTCTTCCTCCTGCTCCTTCATCTTCCTTTCCAACAGCTTGGCTTTTAGAATTTTCATGGCCGCTAGGCGGTTAGCATGTTGGGAACGCTCATTCTGACACGTAACTACAATCCCCGTGGGGAGGTGGGTAATCCGCACGGCCGAGTCCGTCTTATTTACGTACTGTCCGCCGGCTCCCTGGGACCGAAAGGTATCGATCTTAAGGTCTTCCGGTTTTATCTCGATGTCGTCCTCAAACTCTACTTCGGGGATTACGTCTACGGAGGCAAAGGAGGTGTGCCTCCGGCCGGCAGCATCGAAGGGGGAAATGCGCACCAGGCGGTGGATCCCCTTTTCCGCTTTAAGGTAGCCGTAGGCATTCTCCCCTTTTACCAGTAGGGTGGCGCTCTTAATCCCCGCCTCTTCGCCCTCCAGGTAATCGAGGAGTTCCACGTTAAAACCTTGTTCCTCGGCCCAGCGCGTATACATCCGGAGGAGCATGGCCGCCCAATCCTGGGATTCGGTGCCCCCGGCCCCTGGGTGAAGGGATAAAATGGCATTATTGCGGTCGTACGGGCCGGACAGGAGGGTCCCTACGGCCACTTCCTCCACTTTGCCTTCCATCTCTGCCAGTTCTTTACTTATTTCTTCTTCTAGGGAATCATCCTTTTCGGCCAGGGCCAGCTCCCAGAGCTCATGGATCTGCCCCAGCTTGGCCGCCAGGTTCTCGACCCGGTCCACCTTTTCCCTTAAAGCCGTAACCCGCCTGGTCACCGCTTCGGCCCGCTCGCGGTCTTCCCAAAAGACAGGGCTGCCCATTTCTTCTTCCAGCCGCTCTATCTCTTCCTGGGCCGCCGCCAGGTCAAAGAGAAACCCTCAATTCTTCTAAACGTTCCTTTAGGCTCTCAAAGCGGGGTTTTAAATCTTCCAGCACGCCTTTCCCATCCTTTCCCTAATAAAATGCTTTCAGTCGCCTTGCGGCCTCAAGCCGAAAGGCCGCAGCACTTCTT of the Thermanaeromonas sp. C210 genome contains:
- the prfB gene encoding peptide chain release factor 2 (programmed frameshift), whose amino-acid sequence is MLEDLKPRFESLKERLEELGFLFDLAAAQEEIERLEEEMGSPVFWEDRERAEAVTRRVTALREKVDRVENLAAKLGQIHELWELALAEKDDSLEEEISKELAEMEGKVEEVAVGTLLSGPYDRNNAILSLHPGAGGTESQDWAAMLLRMYTRWAEEQGFNVELLDYLEGEEAGIKSATLLVKGENAYGYLKAEKGIHRLVRISPFDAAGRRHTSFASVDVIPEVEFEDDIEIKPEDLKIDTFRSQGAGGQYVNKTDSAVRITHLPTGIVVTCQNERSQHANRLAAMKILKAKLLERKMKEQEEELARLRGEQREIAWGNQIRSYVFHPYSLVKDHRTGVEVGNVQAVMDGWLDPFIQAYLRKYASPRA